In the genome of Oncorhynchus clarkii lewisi isolate Uvic-CL-2024 chromosome 4, UVic_Ocla_1.0, whole genome shotgun sequence, one region contains:
- the LOC139406349 gene encoding cAMP-regulated phosphoprotein 19-like, protein MSEEIEGRRPSSDEATHKEQQEIDDNVITPEKAEEVKLKARYPHLGAKPGGSDLLRKRLQKGQKFFDSGDYNMAKAKVKNKQQLPAVTPAEKAEITGDHIPTPQDIPQRKPSIVASKLAG, encoded by the exons atGTCCGAGGAGATTGAAGGAAGAAGGCCCTCCAGCGATGAGGCAACCCACAAGGAACAGCAG GAGATTGATGATAatgtcatcactccagagaaggcaGAGGAGGTGAAACTGAAGGCCAGGTACCCTCATCTTGGAGCCAAACCTGGGGGCTCTGACCTGCTCCGGAAACGCCTTCAGAAAggg caaaagttctttgacTCTGGGGACTACAACATGGCCAAGGCTAAGGTGAAGAACAAGCAGCAGCTCCCTGCAGTGACGCCGGCTGAGAAGGCAGAGATAACCGGGGACCACATCCCCACACCCCAGGACATCCCCCAGAGGAAGCCCTCTATCGTGGCTAGCAAACTGGCTGGCTGA